GTTATGGGGCGCATGATGTTGAAGCGTTTTATCATTCCGCTGCTTCTTGCATTGAGCATATCATTGCGGCTTGTAAGCGCGGAGGAACTTCGCGTTGGCGCAGAAGTGGTGATCATCCAGGCGGGCGAACTGTGGGACCAAAAGGTCAAAACCGATAAGGTTTGGCCCGGGTTGGTTCTGCGGGTACTCGCAATCAAGGATGGCAAGCTCTACCTTAAACATCACAAACATGGATGGCTGAATCAAACTCAGGCGATTCCGCTGAATCGTGCCGCCATTGATACGCTTGCGAATTTAATCAAAATTAATCCGACAGAAGCGAAGCTCTTTCAAGGGCGTGGCGAAGTCTGGCTTTCCCTAGGTGAACAAGACAATGCCTTGGCTGATTTTAACGAAGCAATCCGGTTGAAACTAACCGCCGACAGTTTCCATAGCCGCGGTTTAGTTTGGCTCCACAAGGGGGAATTCAACAAGGCTATCGCCGATTTTACCGAGGCTCTGACGCTTAATCCGACAAATGCTGGAATTTTTGTCAATCGCGGGAATGCCTGGTCCGAACTACGACAGTATGACAAGGCCATTAAGGATTTTAGCAAAGCCATTAAACTTGATCCCCGGGATTTTTCGGCCTTTCATAACCGTGCAATAACATGGAACACCGTAAAAGAGTACGGTAGGGCGATTTCCGACTATCGCGAAGCTATACGCCTTGCCCCGCAACAGTCGTTGTCGTACGGAAGCCTGGCGCGAATCTACGCCACCTGTGATGAAGATAAGC
The nucleotide sequence above comes from Pirellulales bacterium. Encoded proteins:
- a CDS encoding tetratricopeptide repeat protein — its product is MGRMMLKRFIIPLLLALSISLRLVSAEELRVGAEVVIIQAGELWDQKVKTDKVWPGLVLRVLAIKDGKLYLKHHKHGWLNQTQAIPLNRAAIDTLANLIKINPTEAKLFQGRGEVWLSLGEQDNALADFNEAIRLKLTADSFHSRGLVWLHKGEFNKAIADFTEALTLNPTNAGIFVNRGNAWSELRQYDKAIKDFSKAIKLDPRDFSAFHNRAITWNTVKEYGRAISDYREAIRLAPQQSLSYGSLARIYATCDEDKHRDGKLAVALAIKACELSDWKDDNELENLSVAYAEYGDFPQALEYLEQANQLNSTANKGMRENMREAFNKGHAYRDVRK